Genomic window (Oculatellaceae cyanobacterium):
CTGCTTGTGCAATTACACTATCGCTTTCTCCTTTCTGAGTTAGAAGTTTTACCCATAACCAGGTGCGAAATTGGGTAATTAAAGTAGCAACTATTTTGGGAAGAGGTTCATTGTCAGCTAGAAGATGATTGAAGCAGGTAATTGTTTCTACTACATTTCGTTGGAGAATGTAATTGGCAAGTTTCAAGCTATTGCTAGTGTTGGCAGATACGATTGTGAATACATCTACTGCGGTAATTTGGCGGTTGAGAGCGTATAAACTTAACTTTTGCAGTTCGCTATGTAATAATCTGCTGTTATTACCCACAGTTTCTACTAAGGCGGCTACTGCTTCTGACGTTAGGTTTAAACTTAATTGATGGGCTGTTTTGGTGACGTATGTTAAAAGTTGTTCGTGCTGCCAAGGTGGAATGATAGGAAATTCTTGAAATTGTGCAAATTTTAAAAGTAGCTTTGTTGATTTGAGTCGAGCATCTGGTTTAGTGTTGCTAGTGAATAGTAAGGTATTATCTTGAGGGAGATTGTTTAAGCAATGTTCGAGAGATTCTAGTTGTGCTTCTGTACATTCTCCTCGATTATTTTGTAACCAGATTAAACGACCCCCCTCTCCCCAAGCTGCGCTGGTTGCCAGTTCAATTCCTTGCATTAATGCTTCAGGATGTGGTGGAATTTTGGTATAGTTAAACTGTGACCAATTGGGGTGACAAATAGTAGATTGCAGTTGTTTTACTGCTAAAGAAATAGAGAATTCATCTTCTCCATAAAAAACTATTACTGGCATTTAAGTTTCCTTTATTTGAATTAATTTTCTGGTTTTGCGTTGAAAAGAGAAAAGTATGAGCATTTCAAGCAAATCAAATTTTGAGTAGTATTCCCCCTGCTCCCCGCTAGAAAGCCCCCCTGCCTATGAAACCCTGCCCCGAACCCTAATAGGGCGTGATTCAGTCAGGCGGTAAGTTTCGTGTAAATGATGAAGATTGTATTTATCAATGATGGCTAGATAGCATTTGACATTACTTGCAGGGGTTTGAGTCATATATAATTCTTCTGGTAGAGGGATACTAACTCCTCCTACTAACTCAAACCATTTTCTAAATCTTCGGTAGTACCCTAATTTGGATTCAAATGAGGCGTTGCTCATTAAGAATACCAGTTTACCGTTCGGTGCTAAACAGTGATAATAAGCATGAGTAATGTGAAGTTCTTGCTGAGGAAATGGTGGGTTGCCAATAATTCTCTGCACTAAGGTTTGGGGTTGATAAGTTAAAAAGTCGTCCCAGACTACTAAATATCCTTTGAGTGTGAGGATGAGTTGGTTGAGAGCGAATTGTTCTATACAATGCAAGTTTTGACTAAATTTACTAATAAGATTACATAGAACTCCTATTCCAGCACTTGGTTCAAGCACGGTCATTCCTGGTTGAATATCTGCGTGTTTAACTATAATTTCAGCTACCCATTGTGGTGTGGGATAAAAATAGTTGTCATGTGGTGCTGTTAGTAGTGCAAGTTGTTCTAATTGGTGTACAGCATTAGGTTCCATATTAAGGGGAATTCATTCATCATTTTTTCGCGTAAGCGAATATTATTCCAATACTGCTTGGTTAAGTTTATTTTCCCTTTTCAAGAATATTTCAACAAAAAACATTTGGAAAACCAACGCAGTATTGGCTAATTCAAAATAAAGTAAGTTGTTGGTAACTGTTAGAGTTATCAGCAGCTACTACTGAACGAATTGAGGAGCGACTTTGTGAAACCACATTGAGGTAATAGCTAACTGCATAATCTCCCGTAGTGGTAACTCCATTAATCCCTTGATAATAAGTTACTGTTTCTCCAGCTTTACCTAAAGTCAGTAAAGTTTTTTCATTAGCTTTGATTTTTCGTGTTATTTGGATATTTTCAATAGCTAACTTCCCCGCACAAATTGTATCTACTAATTCCTGGTAGTAATCTTCAGCTAGTTGTGGCGATTTGATATATTTAGTTAAGTAAATCACAGGAAATTCTTTTTCTAATTTTGACCTGTCTCGTTTTTTCCAAATCCCTTTTAATGTCAGACTACCATCTTCATGCCAGAAAAGATAATTCTTCGCACCTTTGGCTGGTACAAACATGGCTTTTGCTGTTGTTTCTAATTCAATATTAATGCCACTAGGCATGGCATCAGATAAGGTTTGAAAAACTACATTGGGTTCAGGATGACTGAAGAAAACACCGTCTGTATCTGATTCAACCTGAATACCTCCCGCCGCTTCAATTACTGCTATCATGTGTTGCAATATTCTTCTACCATAAGCTGTTACTAAAGCCGCAGCTTCCATATCATTGAAGCCAACTCCTCCTGTACCATAGAAACCAAATAAGGAGTTAATTAATACTTTTAAAGCTGAGGATGCTTGGTTGGCTACCATGTCTCCTTTTTTAGCTTCAGCTTTGAGACGCAGACGTTCTGTTGTGAGATATTGTAATACTGATAGAGCGTGGCGTTTAGTGTCTTTACGAGAGCATATACCATATTTGAGCATGATACTGGGATACAGACTGGAAACATCAACTTTAGCAATGTTGTAATGTAACCCTGGAACAGAAATAACTAAGCCTCCAGCAAATTTTACTTTGCTATCTGGTTGAGGTTTAATATTGGGATAAAATGATTGCAAGATTCTTTGCCATTTGGTGGCATTACCTGTTATTGCTAGTTGTTGTAAGTTCATGCTTGGTACTATTAAAGCTTCGTACCAGTATGCAGGTACTAATTTATCGGCAATAAGTTTGGTATCTTCTAAATCTAGTTGGAGATATTCTTGTATTGTTGCCCAGTTGTTGTTATGCCAACAATCTTGAATTTGGGTGTGGTTAAGAACTAATCTGGGTTGTTTTCTTAGTCCCATTTCTAGAACTATGTTTTTCAAGGAGTAGGAGGGATTGAGAGATTTGGTGATAAAGTCCCAGCGTAAGGCGCAGATATAAACATCTACGTGATTGGTCTTTTTGTAGAAGATTTCTTGAATTTCTAGAGGTGTACCGAAGATTTGGGCGCTAGGAATACGACGGGGACGTTCTGATAATTTAAAATGATGTTTGATTTTTAAGGTTTCTAATCTAGCAATGATGAATGGCAGGTCAAAGTTCATGCCATTGTAAGTTAGCAGAACTTCAGGATTAACACGGTTGAGGAAATTGAGGAATTGTTGTAAAAGTTGGGTTTCATCTTCTTGCATGAAGATGGTGATGTCTCCTGATTCTCTCATACATCCAATGGCGATGATGCGGTCTTTGCTACTATCTAATCCGGTGGTTTCTATGTCTAAGATTAATTGTCTTAGTTGGTTATAAGGTTGTAGTTGCGTTTGAGGATGCCACGATTCAATCGGATTGGGGCAGT
Coding sequences:
- the holA gene encoding DNA polymerase III subunit delta is translated as MPVIVFYGEDEFSISLAVKQLQSTICHPNWSQFNYTKIPPHPEALMQGIELATSAAWGEGGRLIWLQNNRGECTEAQLESLEHCLNNLPQDNTLLFTSNTKPDARLKSTKLLLKFAQFQEFPIIPPWQHEQLLTYVTKTAHQLSLNLTSEAVAALVETVGNNSRLLHSELQKLSLYALNRQITAVDVFTIVSANTSNSLKLANYILQRNVVETITCFNHLLADNEPLPKIVATLITQFRTWLWVKLLTQKGESDSVIAQAAEITNPKRLYYIRKEIAAVSLHRLQQNLCQLLELELLTKTGGSNTDITNQLIKLC
- a CDS encoding 3'-5' exonuclease, which gives rise to MYSHHQFCQQIGKEIIVGESDLDILHNCPNPIESWHPQTQLQPYNQLRQLILDIETTGLDSSKDRIIAIGCMRESGDITIFMQEDETQLLQQFLNFLNRVNPEVLLTYNGMNFDLPFIIARLETLKIKHHFKLSERPRRIPSAQIFGTPLEIQEIFYKKTNHVDVYICALRWDFITKSLNPSYSLKNIVLEMGLRKQPRLVLNHTQIQDCWHNNNWATIQEYLQLDLEDTKLIADKLVPAYWYEALIVPSMNLQQLAITGNATKWQRILQSFYPNIKPQPDSKVKFAGGLVISVPGLHYNIAKVDVSSLYPSIMLKYGICSRKDTKRHALSVLQYLTTERLRLKAEAKKGDMVANQASSALKVLINSLFGFYGTGGVGFNDMEAAALVTAYGRRILQHMIAVIEAAGGIQVESDTDGVFFSHPEPNVVFQTLSDAMPSGINIELETTAKAMFVPAKGAKNYLFWHEDGSLTLKGIWKKRDRSKLEKEFPVIYLTKYIKSPQLAEDYYQELVDTICAGKLAIENIQITRKIKANEKTLLTLGKAGETVTYYQGINGVTTTGDYAVSYYLNVVSQSRSSIRSVVAADNSNSYQQLTLF